A DNA window from uncultured Methanoregula sp. contains the following coding sequences:
- a CDS encoding VTT domain-containing protein, translated as MIDALISLFLHFDQNLPVITQEYGMWTYLILFLIIFFETGFIIFPFLPGDSLLFVGGAAAASGILDLPWLLVVIILGAVIGDTVNYWVANYLGLRVFLERFPALVKQEYIDRTYGFYEKYGGATIFVARFVPLVRTFAPFLAGIGSMQYRRFLFYNVLGAVCWAFSLVFLGYFAGTQPIVKQNMSLLLLGVFLLMAGTILLIAVGIIRSVLMKKRTGSD; from the coding sequence ATGATAGACGCTCTCATCAGCCTCTTTCTTCATTTCGACCAGAACCTGCCGGTTATCACGCAGGAATACGGCATGTGGACATATCTTATCCTGTTCCTCATCATCTTCTTTGAGACCGGTTTTATCATCTTCCCGTTCCTGCCCGGGGATTCCCTTCTCTTTGTCGGTGGGGCTGCAGCAGCAAGCGGCATTCTCGATCTCCCGTGGCTGCTCGTTGTCATTATTCTCGGTGCCGTGATTGGGGATACCGTGAACTACTGGGTGGCCAATTACCTGGGACTCCGGGTCTTTCTTGAACGGTTTCCTGCGCTTGTCAAACAGGAATATATTGACCGGACCTACGGCTTTTATGAAAAATACGGCGGAGCAACGATCTTTGTTGCCCGGTTTGTCCCGCTTGTACGGACTTTTGCGCCCTTCCTTGCCGGAATCGGCTCCATGCAGTACCGACGCTTCCTCTTTTACAATGTCCTTGGAGCGGTCTGCTGGGCATTCAGCCTTGTCTTTCTCGGGTACTTTGCGGGAACGCAGCCTATTGTGAAGCAGAACATGAGTCTTCTCCTTCTCGGTGTTTTCCTCCTCATGGCCGGGACCATTCTCCTGATCGCAGTGGGGATCATCAGATCTGTTCTGATGAAGAAGAGAACCGGATCTGACTAA
- a CDS encoding PEGA domain-containing protein translates to MINLTQYFLRGTLLVLVIALLIAAPVNAFTSNSLDITINKNGDATATFRFTLEGLIENAIPQSILENELKKGLTTSSEAPTLISMDRSSATLLLKKFADTSDVPQGTEYRTATMNFKKAEIALQSSALSSVVSADFSPAKVTLTFPDQYSRQFENLDVLPPVTHTIIDPSKAGANATRQNTGILKVISSPPAVHVSLDGVYIGDAPAQFPDIPAGSHTLLFEKEGFEPVTKTLTIDAGRGQQVSVVLAYATSVSATPSSPGFSVETAGIALVVGTIVGYAVRTGKKR, encoded by the coding sequence ATGATAAACCTGACACAATATTTCCTGCGCGGAACGCTCCTCGTTCTTGTTATTGCCCTTCTGATCGCGGCACCGGTGAATGCATTCACCTCAAATTCGCTTGATATTACCATCAATAAGAATGGAGATGCAACCGCTACCTTCCGGTTCACCCTTGAGGGTCTTATTGAAAATGCCATTCCCCAGTCCATTCTTGAAAATGAACTTAAAAAAGGCCTCACTACGAGTTCTGAGGCCCCGACGCTCATCTCCATGGACCGGTCTAGTGCAACGCTCCTTTTGAAAAAATTCGCTGATACATCAGATGTTCCTCAGGGAACCGAATACCGGACCGCCACCATGAACTTTAAAAAGGCGGAGATTGCTCTCCAGTCATCTGCTCTCTCGAGCGTGGTATCTGCCGATTTCTCTCCGGCAAAAGTAACACTCACCTTCCCGGACCAGTATTCCCGCCAGTTTGAGAACCTCGATGTCCTGCCCCCGGTCACCCATACGATAATTGATCCCTCAAAAGCAGGAGCAAATGCAACCCGGCAGAACACCGGCATCCTGAAAGTCATTTCATCGCCGCCAGCAGTCCATGTTTCCCTTGACGGGGTTTATATCGGAGATGCTCCGGCCCAGTTCCCGGATATACCGGCAGGTTCGCACACACTCCTCTTTGAAAAGGAAGGGTTTGAGCCGGTAACCAAAACCCTTACCATAGACGCTGGCCGGGGCCAGCAGGTTTCTGTGGTCCTGGCCTACGCAACGTCGGTTTCTGCAACACCATCCTCACCCGGGTTTTCAGTGGAAACTGCCGGAATTGCCCTGGTAGTCGGTACCATTGTCGGATATGCAGTACGAACCGGGAAAAAACGATAG